The Pseudomonas orientalis genome contains a region encoding:
- a CDS encoding AraC family transcriptional regulator, which produces MPVSRDSGRKPRKKGEIIKSLDQFLHEIDEGDWAVISSATDYPENWVIPEHSHNKHQLLYAIGGVMVVYSALSQWTVPPNRGFWMPCGHVHALRCVGTLKMRSVFVRPDSYPNLPAEPKTVTVSPLLSELIKASVSLKPPYAEDSRSSRIMRLILDELANLPALPLSLPQPVDPRINHICLTLQQDPGDASTVADWSARLDLDQTTIQRLFRRETGMTFGQWRQQARLLLALERIAVGEKIIDVALELGYESPSAFTSMFKKQFGKTPSHFFK; this is translated from the coding sequence ATGCCTGTCTCGCGAGATTCGGGCAGAAAACCTCGCAAAAAGGGCGAAATCATCAAATCCCTCGACCAATTCCTCCACGAGATCGATGAAGGCGATTGGGCTGTCATCAGCTCGGCCACCGATTACCCGGAAAACTGGGTGATTCCCGAACACAGCCACAACAAGCATCAATTGCTGTATGCCATTGGCGGCGTCATGGTGGTGTATTCGGCCTTGAGTCAATGGACGGTGCCGCCCAATCGCGGCTTCTGGATGCCCTGTGGGCATGTGCATGCGCTGCGCTGCGTGGGCACCTTGAAGATGCGCAGCGTGTTTGTGCGCCCGGACAGCTATCCCAATCTGCCGGCAGAGCCGAAGACGGTCACGGTTTCGCCGCTGTTGAGTGAATTGATCAAAGCCTCGGTCAGCCTGAAACCGCCCTACGCCGAAGACTCACGCTCATCCAGGATCATGCGCCTGATCCTGGATGAGCTGGCCAACCTGCCTGCGCTGCCATTATCGCTTCCGCAGCCCGTCGACCCGCGTATCAACCACATCTGCCTGACCTTGCAGCAGGACCCGGGCGATGCCTCCACCGTCGCGGACTGGAGCGCGCGCCTGGATCTGGATCAAACCACTATCCAGCGCCTGTTCCGTCGCGAAACCGGCATGACCTTCGGCCAATGGCGCCAGCAGGCACGCTTGCTGTTGGCGCTGGAACGCATCGCGGTGGGCGAGAAGATTATCGATGTGGCCCTTGAGCTGGGCTATGAGAGCCCGAGCGCCTTTACCAGCATGTTCAAGAAACAGTTTGGCAAGACGCCGAGTCATTTCTTCAAGTAG
- a CDS encoding MFS transporter produces the protein MSTLTATPAAATTTPQISPLVMRVLGACALAHLINDLIQAVLPSIYPMLKANYGLTFTQVGLITLTFQLTASLLQPWIGYHTDRHPKPWLLPAGMVCTLIGILMLAFVGSFPAILLAAALVGVGSSTFHPETSRVARLASGGRYGLAQSTFQVGGNTGSAFGPLLAAAIIIPYGQSHIAWFGLFAVFAIGVLYGLSRWYRHHLNLFKLKQGGQATHGLSKGRVTFALVVLALLVFSKYWYMTSLTSYFTFYLIEKFQLSVASSQMYLFLFLGAVAVGTFAGGPIGDRIGRKKVIWFSILGAAPFTLALPYVDLFWTAVLSVVIGFIIASAFSAIVVFAQELVPGNVGMIAGIFFGLMFGFSGIGAALLGLLADHHGIEYVYKICSFLPLAGILTIFLPSTKGV, from the coding sequence ATGTCGACCCTCACCGCGACACCCGCCGCTGCAACCACCACGCCCCAGATAAGCCCGCTGGTCATGCGCGTGCTCGGCGCCTGTGCCCTGGCGCACCTGATCAATGACTTGATCCAGGCCGTGCTGCCGTCGATCTACCCGATGCTCAAGGCCAACTATGGCCTGACGTTTACCCAGGTCGGCCTGATCACCCTGACCTTCCAACTGACCGCCTCCCTGCTGCAACCGTGGATCGGCTACCACACCGACCGTCACCCCAAGCCCTGGCTGTTACCGGCGGGCATGGTCTGCACCTTGATCGGCATCCTGATGCTGGCATTCGTCGGCAGCTTCCCCGCGATCCTGCTGGCGGCGGCGCTGGTGGGGGTCGGCTCGTCGACGTTTCATCCGGAAACGTCCCGCGTGGCACGCCTGGCCTCCGGCGGCCGCTACGGTTTGGCGCAATCGACCTTCCAGGTCGGCGGCAACACCGGCAGCGCCTTCGGCCCGTTGCTGGCGGCGGCCATCATCATTCCCTACGGCCAGTCCCATATCGCCTGGTTCGGCCTGTTCGCGGTGTTCGCAATCGGGGTGCTGTACGGCTTGAGCCGCTGGTACCGTCACCACCTCAACCTGTTCAAGCTCAAGCAAGGCGGCCAGGCGACGCACGGCTTGTCCAAAGGCCGCGTGACCTTTGCCCTGGTGGTACTGGCGCTGCTGGTGTTCTCCAAATATTGGTACATGACCAGCCTGACCAGCTACTTCACGTTCTACCTGATCGAGAAATTCCAGCTATCGGTCGCCAGCTCCCAGATGTACCTGTTCCTGTTCCTCGGCGCGGTGGCCGTGGGCACCTTCGCCGGCGGCCCGATCGGCGACCGGATCGGCCGCAAGAAAGTCATCTGGTTCTCGATTCTCGGCGCCGCGCCGTTCACCCTCGCCCTGCCCTACGTGGACCTGTTCTGGACTGCCGTACTCAGCGTGGTCATCGGCTTTATCATCGCCTCGGCGTTCTCGGCCATCGTGGTGTTTGCCCAGGAACTGGTGCCGGGCAATGTCGGCATGATCGCCGGGATATTCTTCGGCCTGATGTTCGGTTTCAGCGGGATTGGCGCGGCGTTGCTGGGCTTGCTCGCGGATCACCATGGCATCGAATACGTCTACAAAATCTGCTCGTTCCTGCCGTTGGCGGGCATCCTGACGATCTTTTTGCCTTCGACCAAAGGCGTCTGA
- the iolG gene encoding inositol 2-dehydrogenase — MLRIAVLGAGRIARIHAANVTGHPNATLVLVADPWREGVDALSAQLGCEAAYDCAAVLTRTDIDAVVIGTPTDTHIDLLLAAVAEGKAVLCEKPIDLDIAKARSAAQTVERLGGKVMLGFNRRFDPDMLRLREALDAGRIGAVRQVIITSRDPGLAPRDYLKHSGGILRDMTIHDFDTARHLLGEELVQVSAFASRLVDPSLEQIDDYDSVMVLLRTASGKQCHINCCRQAVYGYDQRVEISGAHGVLLTDNHRASTLRHWSTEHTEALEPLQHFFLERYADAYRNELTQFIDALNNDCELPTSVRDGLYALHLADCALESVKTGKSVTVNYDF, encoded by the coding sequence ATGCTACGTATCGCTGTTTTAGGTGCCGGGCGCATCGCCAGGATCCACGCGGCCAATGTCACCGGCCATCCCAACGCCACCCTGGTGCTGGTGGCCGATCCCTGGCGCGAAGGGGTCGACGCACTCAGCGCGCAACTGGGTTGCGAGGCGGCGTACGACTGCGCCGCCGTACTGACTCGTACAGACATCGACGCCGTAGTGATTGGTACTCCCACCGATACCCATATCGATCTGTTGCTGGCGGCGGTCGCCGAAGGCAAGGCGGTTCTCTGCGAAAAACCTATCGACCTCGACATCGCCAAGGCCCGCAGCGCCGCGCAAACGGTTGAACGCCTGGGCGGCAAGGTCATGCTCGGCTTCAATCGGCGCTTCGATCCCGACATGCTGCGCCTGCGCGAGGCCCTGGATGCCGGGCGGATCGGAGCGGTGCGTCAGGTGATTATTACCAGCCGCGATCCCGGCCTGGCGCCGCGTGACTACCTGAAGCATTCCGGCGGCATTCTGCGCGACATGACCATCCATGACTTTGACACCGCCCGGCATTTACTCGGCGAGGAGCTGGTGCAGGTCAGCGCCTTCGCCAGCCGCCTGGTGGACCCCAGCCTGGAGCAGATCGACGATTACGACAGCGTGATGGTGTTGCTGCGCACCGCCTCGGGCAAGCAATGCCATATTAACTGTTGCCGTCAGGCGGTATACGGCTATGACCAACGCGTGGAGATATCAGGTGCCCACGGCGTGCTGCTCACCGACAATCATCGCGCAAGCACGCTTCGCCATTGGAGCACCGAACACACCGAGGCGCTGGAGCCACTGCAGCACTTTTTCCTTGAGCGCTATGCGGATGCCTATCGCAATGAACTGACGCAGTTTATCGACGCACTGAACAACGACTGTGAGTTGCCCACCAGCGTGCGTGATGGGCTGTATGCATTGCATCTGGCGGATTGCGCGTTGGAGTCGGTGAAGACGGGGAAGAGTGTAACGGTCAATTACGACTTCTAG
- a CDS encoding LacI family DNA-binding transcriptional regulator — translation MLERAKHFSIKQLATQAGVSKATVDRVLHQRGSVHAQTTRRIEQALEELESQEKNGLAVGRTFHVDVIMHTPQRFSAAVQAAVTAQLASLAPFRIAPRFHLFEEIEPQAMHDQLLRCLGTGSQGVVLKAADEPAVNQAVKQLIAAGIPVVTLVTDLPQSERVGYVGMDNRTAGQTAAYLMSRWLPAQPQEVAVVIGSELFRGEEEREMGFRAWLRGRAAHLRVLDISGGYGVYERTFERVTHALHQHPELKAVYSVGGGNRAIVDAFAALGRPLEVFIGHDLDEENRQLLLEEKVAAIIDHNLQIDARHVFLHILQYHRLWKTGPIAPSQVQIVTPFNLPD, via the coding sequence ATGCTTGAACGCGCCAAACATTTCTCCATCAAGCAACTGGCGACCCAGGCCGGGGTCAGCAAGGCCACGGTCGATCGTGTGTTGCACCAACGCGGCAGCGTGCATGCGCAAACCACCCGGCGCATCGAACAAGCGCTGGAGGAGTTGGAGTCCCAGGAAAAGAACGGCCTGGCGGTGGGGCGTACCTTCCATGTCGACGTGATCATGCACACTCCGCAGCGGTTCAGCGCGGCGGTGCAGGCAGCAGTCACCGCTCAATTGGCCAGCTTGGCGCCGTTTCGCATCGCGCCGCGTTTTCACCTTTTCGAAGAGATCGAGCCCCAGGCCATGCACGATCAACTGCTGCGCTGCCTCGGCACCGGTAGCCAAGGGGTCGTGCTCAAGGCAGCCGATGAACCGGCGGTAAACCAGGCAGTCAAGCAACTGATTGCCGCAGGCATTCCGGTGGTGACCCTGGTCACGGATCTGCCGCAAAGCGAGCGCGTTGGCTATGTGGGCATGGACAACCGCACAGCCGGCCAGACTGCCGCGTACCTGATGTCGCGCTGGCTGCCGGCGCAGCCCCAGGAAGTGGCGGTGGTGATCGGCAGCGAGTTGTTCCGTGGCGAAGAAGAGCGTGAGATGGGGTTTCGCGCCTGGCTGCGCGGGCGTGCCGCGCACCTGAGGGTGCTGGATATCAGCGGCGGCTATGGCGTGTATGAACGCACCTTCGAACGCGTCACCCATGCGCTGCACCAGCATCCCGAGCTCAAGGCGGTCTACAGCGTCGGGGGCGGCAATCGTGCGATCGTCGATGCGTTCGCTGCGCTCGGCCGCCCACTGGAAGTGTTTATCGGCCATGACTTGGACGAGGAGAACCGCCAGTTGCTGCTCGAGGAAAAAGTTGCCGCGATCATCGACCACAACCTGCAGATCGATGCGCGGCATGTGTTCCTGCACATCCTCCAATACCACCGGCTCTGGAAGACCGGGCCGATTGCGCCTTCACAGGTGCAGATCGTGACACCGTTCAACCTGCCGGACTGA
- a CDS encoding SDR family oxidoreductase translates to MPHTDLATSFIGQFFVVTGSTQGLGAAVAHTLARRGAAGLIICGRRRSQGEEQVRQLAQLDCQAYFVEADLENVEDCRAVIDAARTHFGTLHGLVNCAGMSDRGTILDTSPQLFERLFAVNVRAPFFLMQEALKLMISQGVEGAVVNIQSVTGHGGQSFLSAYAASKGALAILTKNVAFSALRNRIRVNGLNIGWMDTPHEDQIQRQYHGAQDGWLAQAEAAQPFGRLLKPEEVAQSVAFLLSCESGMMTGAVIDLEQGVVGCTDSSTPQPHQALSLPGGA, encoded by the coding sequence ATGCCCCACACCGATCTCGCCACTTCATTCATCGGTCAGTTTTTTGTCGTCACCGGCAGCACTCAAGGCCTCGGTGCGGCGGTGGCCCACACCCTGGCACGCCGGGGGGCGGCCGGGTTGATCATCTGCGGGCGCCGTCGCTCCCAGGGCGAAGAACAGGTGCGGCAATTGGCGCAGCTCGATTGTCAGGCCTATTTTGTCGAAGCGGACCTGGAAAACGTCGAGGATTGCCGCGCGGTCATCGATGCGGCGCGCACGCATTTCGGCACCTTGCATGGGCTGGTCAACTGCGCCGGGATGTCAGACCGCGGCACCATTCTCGACACGTCGCCGCAACTGTTTGAGCGCCTGTTTGCAGTGAATGTGCGCGCACCGTTCTTTCTGATGCAGGAAGCGTTGAAATTGATGATCAGCCAGGGCGTGGAAGGCGCCGTGGTGAATATCCAGAGCGTCACCGGGCATGGCGGCCAATCATTCCTGAGTGCCTATGCCGCGTCCAAGGGTGCATTGGCGATCTTGACCAAGAACGTCGCGTTCAGCGCCTTACGCAACCGCATTCGCGTGAATGGTTTGAACATCGGCTGGATGGATACGCCTCACGAAGATCAAATCCAGCGCCAGTACCACGGCGCACAGGATGGCTGGTTGGCACAAGCGGAAGCCGCGCAACCGTTTGGACGGCTGCTCAAGCCGGAGGAAGTGGCACAAAGCGTGGCGTTTTTGCTGTCCTGCGAGTCGGGAATGATGACCGGTGCGGTGATCGACCTGGAGCAAGGCGTGGTCGGTTGCACCGACAGCAGCACTCCACAACCGCATCAGGCCTTGAGCCTGCCAGGAGGTGCGTGA
- a CDS encoding phytanoyl-CoA dioxygenase family protein, protein MPAFVRGDAVSLADFSRICTQRASADEYPLCTEVLRNVPIYQARTLRNSDRLSVMNELHRVFLDGPGVMVVRGGYEDLDVVDRHSQVFAAIFANEAAQSVAADHFAKAGSNGRIWNVLQKAALQSPESFVEYYANPLLGLIAESWLGPGFQVTAQVNVVYPGGQAQQPHRDYHLGFQTDAEVERFPLPLHVLSQYLTLQGAVAHSDMPLETGPTQLLPFSQQYALGYLAWRRTDFIDYFQQHAVQLPLNKGDLLFFNPALFHAAGTNRTPDRQRMANLLQISSAFGKPMEATDRERMMLAIYPVLLANPALDAQAVIACTADGYSFPTNLDTDPPLQGLAPQTGQQLMLQALDERWPYSDFAAAVARMRAKRQA, encoded by the coding sequence ATGCCTGCCTTTGTGCGCGGCGACGCCGTAAGCCTGGCGGATTTCAGCCGGATTTGCACGCAGCGGGCCAGTGCCGATGAGTATCCGCTGTGCACTGAAGTCTTGCGCAATGTGCCCATCTATCAAGCCCGGACCTTGCGCAACAGCGACCGCCTCAGCGTGATGAATGAACTGCACCGGGTGTTCCTCGATGGTCCTGGGGTGATGGTGGTACGCGGGGGCTACGAGGATCTGGACGTGGTGGATCGCCATAGCCAGGTATTTGCGGCGATCTTCGCCAACGAGGCCGCCCAAAGCGTCGCGGCGGATCACTTCGCCAAGGCCGGCAGCAATGGGCGTATCTGGAATGTGTTGCAGAAAGCCGCGCTGCAGTCTCCCGAATCGTTTGTCGAGTATTACGCCAACCCATTGCTGGGATTGATTGCCGAGTCTTGGTTGGGTCCGGGCTTTCAGGTCACCGCCCAGGTTAACGTGGTGTACCCGGGCGGCCAGGCGCAGCAGCCGCATCGCGATTACCATCTGGGTTTTCAGACCGACGCTGAGGTCGAACGATTTCCACTGCCGCTGCATGTACTGTCCCAATACCTGACCCTGCAAGGCGCCGTCGCCCATTCGGACATGCCGCTGGAAACCGGCCCTACCCAGTTACTGCCGTTCTCCCAGCAATATGCATTGGGTTACCTGGCCTGGCGCCGCACTGATTTTATCGATTATTTCCAACAGCATGCCGTGCAATTGCCGCTGAACAAGGGCGACCTGTTGTTCTTTAACCCGGCGCTGTTTCATGCCGCCGGCACCAACCGTACGCCGGACCGTCAGCGCATGGCCAATCTGTTGCAGATTTCCTCGGCGTTCGGCAAGCCGATGGAAGCCACCGATCGCGAGCGCATGATGCTGGCGATCTACCCGGTGCTGCTGGCCAATCCAGCCCTGGATGCTCAGGCGGTGATCGCCTGTACCGCCGACGGTTACTCCTTTCCCACCAACCTTGACACCGACCCACCCCTGCAAGGCCTGGCCCCGCAAACAGGGCAACAGTTGATGCTGCAAGCCCTGGACGAACGATGGCCATACTCGGATTTCGCCGCCGCCGTGGCACGGATGCGGGCCAAGCGCCAGGCATGA
- a CDS encoding sugar ABC transporter substrate-binding protein gives MRKRLLTALFTLVVTPWALADVRIGVSIAQVDDVFLAQMRDYMAAHAKELPGVTLQFEDAQGDVVRQLNQVQNFTAQGMDAIIVNAVDTAATQKITLNARQAKIPLVYVNRRPEFKEVPPGVGYVGSDEIKAGEIQMRYLAEKMGGKGNLAIMLGLLSNNATYNRTLGVKAVLKDYPDIKIVEEQSAEWQRSKAIDLMNNWIVSGRKIDAVAANADEMAIGAAMAISQAGMQPGKDILVAGSDGGTAGLEAVKKGQLLVTVYQDNKGQAVGSIDLALKMVKHEPYTAELTIPYQQITKDNYQAFLNP, from the coding sequence ATGAGAAAACGACTCCTGACGGCACTCTTTACTCTTGTCGTTACGCCTTGGGCCTTGGCCGATGTGCGTATCGGCGTGAGCATCGCCCAGGTCGACGACGTATTCCTGGCACAGATGCGCGACTACATGGCGGCCCACGCCAAGGAGCTTCCCGGCGTAACCCTGCAATTTGAAGACGCCCAGGGCGACGTGGTGCGCCAGCTCAATCAGGTACAGAACTTCACCGCCCAAGGCATGGACGCAATCATTGTCAACGCGGTGGACACGGCCGCCACGCAAAAAATCACGCTCAACGCCCGGCAGGCCAAGATTCCTCTGGTGTACGTCAACCGCCGCCCCGAGTTCAAGGAGGTGCCGCCGGGAGTGGGCTATGTCGGCTCGGATGAAATCAAGGCCGGGGAAATCCAGATGCGCTATCTGGCGGAAAAAATGGGCGGCAAAGGCAACTTGGCGATCATGCTCGGGCTGCTGTCCAACAACGCCACCTACAATCGCACACTGGGCGTGAAGGCCGTGCTCAAGGATTACCCCGATATCAAGATCGTTGAGGAGCAAAGCGCGGAGTGGCAACGCAGCAAGGCGATCGACCTGATGAATAACTGGATTGTATCCGGGCGCAAGATTGACGCGGTGGCCGCCAATGCCGATGAGATGGCGATCGGCGCGGCCATGGCGATCAGCCAGGCGGGCATGCAGCCGGGCAAGGACATTCTGGTAGCGGGCAGCGACGGCGGTACGGCAGGGCTGGAGGCAGTGAAAAAAGGCCAACTGCTGGTCACGGTGTATCAGGACAACAAGGGCCAGGCAGTGGGTTCCATCGACCTGGCGCTGAAGATGGTCAAGCATGAGCCGTACACGGCTGAACTGACGATTCCTTATCAGCAGATCACCAAGGACAACTACCAGGCGTTTCTCAACCCTTGA
- a CDS encoding DUF2834 domain-containing protein, with protein sequence MPKPYIALAGLLGFSLYTVATMLTAEQSLIAFGQELMSRPDTAQVVIDLYLMAILACVWMYRDARGRGRSVASLIPYFLLTAVFVSVGPLLYIVVNGFSRSPPNQG encoded by the coding sequence ATGCCTAAACCCTACATCGCCCTGGCCGGTTTGCTTGGCTTTTCGTTGTACACCGTGGCGACGATGCTGACGGCCGAGCAATCGCTCATTGCATTTGGCCAGGAACTGATGTCGCGGCCGGACACCGCGCAGGTGGTGATTGACCTGTACCTGATGGCGATCCTGGCGTGTGTGTGGATGTACCGGGACGCGCGCGGGCGAGGGCGCTCCGTGGCGTCATTGATCCCCTATTTCCTGTTGACGGCGGTGTTCGTGTCGGTGGGGCCGCTGCTGTATATCGTTGTCAATGGGTTCTCCCGTAGCCCACCGAACCAGGGTTGA
- a CDS encoding amidase — MMQVTEVSIAQLRAALESGQTTAVELVRAYLARIDAYDGPQTATALNAVVVRNPEALKEAQASDARRAQGQTLGPLDGIPYTAKDSYLVKGLTAASGSPAFAKLIAQRDAFTIERLRAGGAICLGKTNMPPMANGGMQRGVYGRAESPYNAAYLTAPFASGSSNGAGTATAASFAAFGLAEETWSSGRGPASNNGLCAYTPSRGVISVRGNWPLTPTMDVVVPYARTMADLLEVLDVVVADDPDTRGDLWRLQPWVPIPSVSSVRPASYAELAEGKAALAGKRFGVPRMYINADPEAGTSEKPGIGGPTGQKIHTRASVIELWQAARQALEAAGAEVIEVDFPLVSNCEGDRPGAPTVFTRGLVSRQFLHDELWELSAWAFDDFLRANGDPALNRLADVDGPKIFPHDPGTLPNREDDLAAGMDEYVRMAQRGITPWNEIGTLPDGLRGLEQTRRLDLEDWMDTLRLDAVLFPTVADVGPADADVNEASADIAWSNGVWVANGNLAIRHLGVPTVTVPMGVMADIGMPVGLTFAGRAYDDSALLRFAAAFEATGNKRVIPPRTPPL; from the coding sequence GTGATGCAAGTTACCGAAGTCTCTATTGCCCAATTGCGCGCTGCGCTTGAATCCGGCCAGACCACTGCCGTTGAACTGGTCCGCGCCTACCTGGCGCGGATCGACGCCTATGACGGGCCGCAGACCGCCACCGCGCTGAACGCCGTGGTGGTGCGCAATCCTGAAGCCTTGAAGGAAGCCCAAGCGTCCGATGCACGCAGGGCGCAAGGCCAGACCCTGGGGCCGCTGGATGGCATTCCCTATACCGCCAAGGACAGTTACCTGGTCAAGGGCCTCACCGCCGCGTCCGGCAGCCCGGCATTCGCCAAGCTGATCGCTCAGCGCGATGCCTTCACCATTGAACGCCTGCGCGCCGGCGGCGCCATCTGCCTGGGCAAGACCAATATGCCGCCCATGGCCAACGGCGGCATGCAACGGGGGGTGTATGGCCGTGCCGAAAGCCCGTACAACGCCGCTTACCTCACTGCACCGTTCGCCTCGGGGTCGTCCAATGGCGCCGGCACGGCGACAGCGGCAAGCTTCGCCGCGTTCGGCCTGGCTGAAGAAACCTGGTCGAGCGGTCGCGGCCCGGCCTCCAACAACGGTTTGTGTGCGTATACGCCTTCGCGCGGGGTGATTTCGGTGCGCGGCAACTGGCCGCTGACCCCGACCATGGACGTGGTGGTGCCCTATGCGCGCACCATGGCGGACCTGCTGGAAGTGCTCGACGTGGTGGTCGCCGACGACCCGGACACCCGTGGCGACCTGTGGCGCCTGCAACCCTGGGTGCCGATTCCCAGCGTCAGCTCGGTACGCCCGGCGTCTTATGCCGAACTCGCAGAAGGCAAAGCGGCCCTCGCCGGCAAACGCTTCGGTGTGCCGCGCATGTACATCAACGCCGACCCCGAGGCCGGCACCAGCGAAAAACCGGGGATCGGCGGGCCGACCGGGCAGAAAATCCACACCCGCGCCTCGGTGATCGAGCTGTGGCAAGCGGCGCGCCAGGCCCTGGAAGCCGCTGGCGCCGAAGTTATCGAAGTTGACTTTCCCTTGGTGTCCAATTGCGAAGGCGACCGCCCCGGCGCGCCGACGGTGTTCACCCGTGGCCTGGTGTCCCGGCAATTTCTGCACGATGAGTTGTGGGAACTCTCAGCCTGGGCTTTTGATGACTTCCTGCGCGCCAACGGCGACCCGGCCCTGAACCGCCTGGCGGATGTCGATGGCCCGAAGATCTTCCCCCACGACCCTGGCACCCTGCCCAATCGCGAAGACGACCTGGCCGCCGGCATGGACGAATACGTGCGCATGGCCCAGCGCGGTATCACGCCGTGGAACGAGATCGGCACATTGCCCGACGGCTTGCGCGGCCTTGAGCAAACTCGTCGCCTGGACCTGGAAGACTGGATGGACACCCTGCGCCTCGACGCGGTGCTGTTCCCGACTGTGGCTGATGTTGGGCCCGCTGATGCGGATGTCAACGAAGCTTCTGCCGATATCGCCTGGAGCAATGGCGTGTGGGTGGCCAATGGCAACCTTGCCATTCGCCATCTCGGCGTACCTACGGTCACCGTCCCGATGGGGGTGATGGCGGACATTGGCATGCCGGTCGGGCTGACGTTTGCCGGGCGGGCCTATGATGATTCGGCGCTGTTGCGCTTTGCGGCGGCGTTTGAGGCCACTGGTAACAAACGTGTAATTCCGCCGCGGACACCGCCGCTGTAG
- a CDS encoding DUF6434 domain-containing protein, giving the protein MEFDWHSGVITRATPVTPSYRNTQNVRRFMLEHCGPAFKFNRPFMAWIRNGVPKTLGDVVDEWQRRTA; this is encoded by the coding sequence ATGGAATTTGACTGGCACAGTGGCGTCATCACCCGCGCCACACCCGTGACTCCAAGCTACAGGAATACCCAGAACGTGCGCCGCTTCATGCTTGAACACTGCGGCCCGGCGTTCAAGTTCAACCGGCCATTCATGGCCTGGATACGCAACGGCGTGCCCAAGACACTAGGCGATGTGGTGGACGAGTGGCAGCGTCGTACTGCTTGA
- a CDS encoding nuclear transport factor 2 family protein, translating into MPNVKVLIAFLCLFSSYVIAAPAPAEKEVAQAVDQLTQAMLHLDLKQLHALTSDTLTYGHSSGKVQNKAQFIADLETHTSAFKTLEMQNQTITLNGDTALVRNHFHALAVNSGVEVPTDIDNFQVWQKQHGKWLLIGRQAYKY; encoded by the coding sequence ATGCCCAACGTCAAAGTGCTGATCGCTTTTCTGTGCCTGTTCTCCAGCTACGTCATAGCCGCGCCGGCCCCTGCCGAGAAGGAGGTGGCCCAGGCAGTCGATCAACTGACCCAGGCCATGTTGCACCTGGATCTCAAGCAACTTCACGCACTGACATCGGACACCCTCACCTACGGTCACTCCAGCGGCAAGGTGCAGAACAAGGCGCAGTTCATCGCTGATCTGGAAACCCACACCAGCGCGTTCAAGACCCTGGAAATGCAAAACCAGACCATCACCCTGAACGGCGACACTGCACTGGTGCGCAACCACTTCCATGCCCTGGCGGTGAACAGTGGTGTGGAAGTGCCGACCGATATCGACAATTTCCAGGTCTGGCAGAAGCAGCACGGCAAATGGCTGCTGATCGGTCGCCAGGCTTATAAATACTGA